One genomic segment of Sander lucioperca isolate FBNREF2018 chromosome 10, SLUC_FBN_1.2, whole genome shotgun sequence includes these proteins:
- the LOC118496001 gene encoding nucleolar protein 3-like → METPLLSKTGRPVRDRPIKMEERRRKSPIQKEREEHFEIKNQRLRTHQRPDPAEPDPEPDPDPEPDPEPEPSCVSFKSDRSKADIIDFKRVSDKKIQQQRPESPEPEPEPSCLSFESDQSLDVISTI, encoded by the exons atggaGACACCACTACTTTCAAAAACAGGGCGACCTGTAAGGGATAGGCCAATTaaaatggaggagaggagaaggaagagtccaatacagaaggaaagggaggaacattttgaaataaagaaCCAAAGACTGAG gacccatcagagaccagacccTGCTGAACCTGATCCTGAACCTGATCCTGATCCTGAACCTgatcctgaacctgaacccagctgtgtgtcctttaaGAGCGACCGGTCAAAGGCGGATATAATTGAttttaaacgtgtttctgaCAAAAA gatccagcagcagagaccagagtctcctgaacctgaacctgaacccagctgtttGTCCTTTGAGAGCGACCAGTCACTGGATGTTATCAGTACCATATAA
- the LOC116058027 gene encoding interferon-inducible GTPase 5-like, whose amino-acid sequence MDNPDDDEEIAKIKKELETNGPAAAAAKIQTYLDKQLNIAITGRTGSGKSTFVNRFRGIDNSDKERAAPTGVTETTKDVKPYHHPNYPNVTLWDLPGIGTPNFPADEYLKKVKFKRFDLFIIISADRFTENDVKLAEEIQKMKKKFYFVRSKIENNIRDQKRDQGSEFNEEKTLKDIREECIQGLKGRVESPQVFLVSSCELHLYDFRLLEKTLQEELPAHKRNVLLLAMPPASLEIIKKKKEALQPRIKYLAGVSALGAAVPIPGLSVAGDMFMIAATVRQYQVTFGLDSESLQPLAQTVGVPLDELRAVMTSPLAGKEIRKDLIERILSSSVAFLSLTAAKEGSRLIPLFGIQAAMGLSFLYTYQSLNKFVDMLAEDAQKVFEKALDLCLPPLQ is encoded by the exons ATGGATAATccagatgatgatgaagaaattgcaaaaattaaaaaagaactgGAAACCAATGGACCCGCTGCAGCCGCTGCAAAGATCCAGACTTATTTGGACAAACAGCTAAATATTGCGATCACAGGAAGGACTGGTTCTGGTAAATCTACCTTTGTTAATCGCTTTAGAGGCATAGACAACAGCGATAAGGAAAGAGCCGCCCCTACTGGTGTTACAGAAACCACCAAAGATGTTAAACCATACCACCATCCAAATTATCCCAATGTTACACTTTGGGATCTTCCTGGTATTGGCACCCCCAATTTTCCAGCTGACGAGTACCTGAAGAAGGTTAAATTCAAAAGGTTTGACTTATTCATCATCATCTCAGCTGATCGCTTCACAGAAAATGATGTGAAGCTCGCTGAGGAGAttcagaagatgaagaagaagttCTACTTTGTTCGTTCAAAGATTGAAAACAACATACGTGATCAGAAAAGAGATCAGGGGTCAGAGTTCAACGAAGAAAAAACCCTTAAAGACATCAGGGAGGAATGCATTCAAG GTCTTAAAGGACGTGTTGAGTCTCCACAAGTCTTCCTGGTGTCCAGCTGTGAACTCCACCTGTATGATTTCCGTCTGTTAGAGAAAACCTTACAGGAAGAACTTCCTGCACACAAGAGGAATGTTCTGCTGTTGGCCATGCCCCCTGCCAGTCTTGAAATCatcaagaaaaagaaagaagcttTACAGCCAAGAATAAAGTACCTTGCTGGTGTGTCTGCATTGGGAGCAGCTGTACCAATTCCTGGGTTATCTGTTGCTGGTGATATGTTCATGATTGCTGCCACCGTTAGACAGTACCAAGTTACCTTTGGTCTTGATAGCGAGTCACTGCAGCCTCTTGCTCAGACTGTAGGTGTGCCTTTGGATGAGCTTAGAGCAGTTATGACATCACCACTGGCTGGAAAAGAAATAAGAAAAGATCTTATCGAGAGGATACTGAGCTCTTCTGTGGCTTTCCTTTCATTAACGGCGGCAAAGGAAGGGTCTAGATTGATTCCATTATTTGGAATCCAAGCAGCAATGGGCCTCTCTTTTCTCTACACATACCAATCTCTCAACAAGTTTGTTGACATGCTTGCTGAGGATGCACAGAAGGTATTTGAAAAGGCCCTGGATT TATGTTTACCACCTCTTCAGTAG